A region of Streptomyces sp. NBC_01788 DNA encodes the following proteins:
- a CDS encoding protein phosphatase 2C domain-containing protein — protein sequence MDRGGVPRPAGPGERADDAVWPRAPHPDASEAPPRLHLPTDLPGTDSNGSPLPAPARQAQPQPAALPQPQAPAQASAQGQPQPQAAAQGQPQPQGQAQPQAHAQARAAVQPQPQAQPHPEPRTQPTAQAQAAGGPQPQPAAQSPRQPQPPAPAQAAVQGQPQQPQGHAQPQPQPASGVRLDRPAEPDEYPLQAPDPRVPADADDAAPGEGTAVCVACRAGRVDSDGYCENCGHAQPRERDHMEQESGPIAAVSDRGLRHHRNEDAFALGRTALPDGSPALAAVVCDGVSSATRPDEASLAASRAASESLLAALPRGTHPQQAMHDAIVAAAQAVDAIAGEPAPEGRHSAHQNAPACTFVGAVVTPGLLVVGWVGDSRAYWVPVDRGAPAARLTEDDSWAAQMVSAGLMSEAEAYADERAHAITGWLGADAYELEPHTASFKPDRPGVVVVCTDGLWNYAETAREMADAVPLDAAVRPLHSARVLVGHALDGGGHDNVTVAVLPFPAAPQGAGSA from the coding sequence ATGGACCGCGGCGGTGTGCCGCGCCCGGCCGGACCCGGCGAGCGTGCCGACGACGCCGTATGGCCGCGCGCCCCGCACCCGGACGCCTCCGAGGCCCCACCGCGGCTGCATCTGCCGACGGACCTGCCGGGCACGGACTCCAACGGCTCCCCACTGCCGGCACCGGCACGACAGGCACAGCCGCAACCGGCCGCCCTGCCGCAACCGCAGGCTCCTGCACAGGCTTCAGCCCAGGGGCAGCCTCAACCGCAGGCCGCAGCTCAGGGGCAACCGCAGCCGCAGGGACAGGCGCAGCCGCAGGCTCATGCCCAGGCCCGGGCGGCGGTTCAGCCGCAGCCGCAGGCGCAGCCCCACCCCGAGCCTCGGACACAGCCCACGGCCCAGGCGCAGGCGGCGGGCGGACCGCAGCCGCAACCGGCAGCCCAGTCTCCGCGACAGCCGCAGCCACCGGCCCCAGCTCAGGCCGCAGTTCAGGGACAGCCGCAGCAGCCGCAAGGACACGCGCAGCCTCAACCGCAACCCGCCTCCGGCGTGCGGCTGGACCGGCCCGCGGAGCCCGACGAGTACCCCTTGCAGGCGCCGGACCCGCGCGTTCCCGCCGACGCCGACGACGCCGCCCCGGGCGAGGGCACCGCCGTGTGCGTGGCCTGCCGGGCCGGCCGGGTCGACAGCGACGGCTACTGCGAGAACTGCGGGCACGCCCAGCCGCGTGAACGCGACCACATGGAACAGGAGTCGGGCCCGATCGCCGCCGTCAGCGACCGCGGTCTGCGCCACCACCGCAACGAGGACGCCTTCGCCCTCGGCCGCACCGCGCTGCCCGACGGCTCGCCCGCCCTCGCGGCGGTCGTCTGCGACGGCGTTTCCTCCGCGACCCGCCCCGACGAAGCGTCCCTGGCCGCCTCACGAGCGGCGAGCGAGTCGCTGCTGGCCGCGCTGCCCCGGGGCACGCACCCGCAGCAGGCCATGCACGACGCGATCGTCGCCGCCGCGCAGGCGGTCGACGCGATCGCCGGGGAGCCCGCGCCGGAAGGCCGGCACTCCGCCCATCAGAACGCGCCGGCCTGCACGTTCGTCGGCGCGGTGGTCACCCCCGGGCTGCTGGTCGTCGGCTGGGTCGGCGACAGCCGCGCCTACTGGGTGCCGGTGGACCGCGGCGCGCCCGCGGCCCGGCTCACCGAGGACGACTCGTGGGCCGCACAGATGGTCTCGGCGGGCCTGATGTCCGAGGCGGAGGCCTACGCCGACGAGCGCGCCCACGCGATCACCGGCTGGCTCGGCGCGGACGCCTACGAACTGGAGCCGCACACGGCGTCGTTCAAGCCGGACCGGCCGGGAGTGGTCGTGGTGTGCACGGACGGGCTGTGGAACTACGCGGAAACGGCACGGGAGATGGCCGACGCCGTCCCCCTCGACGCCGCCGTGCGTCCGCTGCACAGCGCCCGGGTCCTGGTCGGCCACGCCCTCGACGGCGGGGGCCACGACAACGTAACAGTGGCCGTCCTGCCGTTCCCGGCCGCGCCGCAGGGGGCAGGATCGGCCTGA
- a CDS encoding VWA domain-containing protein produces MANFSKSSVPQFSVDVYQNEYLPEGGREVNAIVTVTATGGGTIGGAVAAPHLYTPGQGPSAAVAIMVDCSGSMDYPPTKMRNARDATAAAIETLRDGVHFAVVGGTHVAKEVYPGGGRLAVVDSTTRDQAKQALRRLSAGGGTAIGTWLRLADRLLSSADVAIRHGILLTDGRNEHESPEDLKRTLDECAGRFTCDARGVGTDWEVKEVTQIASALLGTADIVADPAGLAADFTRMMETAMGKEVADVRLRVWTPVGTTIKFVKQVAPAVEELTDRRAEAGPRAGDYPTGSWGDESRDYHLCVEVPAAGIGREMLAARVSLVVPAPDGTAHNLGAQGLVRAVWTDDMTASTSINPQVAHYTGQAELAQVIQQGLDLRKAGDFDGATAKLGRAVQLAGVSGNADTAKLLAKVVDVVDVATGTVRLKAKVEEADEMTLETRSTKTVRVKK; encoded by the coding sequence ATGGCGAATTTCTCGAAGTCCAGCGTGCCGCAGTTCTCGGTGGACGTGTACCAGAACGAGTACCTGCCGGAGGGCGGCCGGGAGGTCAACGCGATCGTCACGGTCACCGCGACCGGCGGCGGCACGATCGGCGGCGCGGTCGCGGCACCGCACCTGTACACGCCCGGGCAGGGGCCGTCCGCCGCGGTGGCGATCATGGTCGACTGCTCGGGTTCGATGGACTACCCGCCGACGAAGATGCGCAACGCCCGGGACGCCACGGCGGCGGCGATCGAGACCCTGCGCGACGGTGTGCACTTCGCGGTGGTCGGCGGCACGCACGTGGCCAAGGAGGTGTATCCGGGCGGCGGCCGGCTCGCGGTCGTCGACTCGACCACCCGCGACCAGGCCAAGCAGGCGCTGCGCAGGCTCAGCGCGGGCGGCGGCACGGCCATCGGCACCTGGCTGCGGCTGGCCGACCGGCTGCTGTCCTCGGCCGACGTCGCCATCCGGCACGGCATCCTGCTCACCGACGGCCGCAACGAGCACGAGTCCCCGGAGGACCTGAAGCGGACGCTCGACGAGTGCGCGGGACGCTTCACGTGCGACGCGCGGGGTGTGGGCACCGACTGGGAAGTGAAAGAAGTCACACAGATCGCCTCCGCGCTGCTCGGCACCGCCGACATCGTCGCCGACCCGGCGGGCCTCGCCGCCGACTTCACGCGGATGATGGAGACGGCGATGGGCAAGGAGGTCGCGGACGTCCGGCTGCGGGTGTGGACGCCGGTGGGTACGACCATCAAGTTCGTCAAACAAGTCGCTCCGGCCGTGGAGGAGTTGACCGACCGCCGGGCCGAGGCGGGCCCACGCGCCGGGGACTATCCCACCGGCTCCTGGGGCGACGAGTCCCGCGACTACCACCTCTGTGTGGAGGTGCCCGCGGCCGGCATCGGCCGGGAGATGCTCGCCGCCCGTGTCTCCCTGGTGGTGCCCGCGCCGGACGGGACGGCGCACAACCTCGGGGCCCAGGGCCTGGTACGGGCCGTGTGGACCGACGACATGACCGCCTCCACCTCGATCAACCCGCAGGTGGCCCACTACACCGGGCAGGCCGAACTGGCCCAGGTCATCCAGCAGGGACTGGACCTTCGCAAGGCGGGCGATTTCGATGGAGCAACGGCCAAACTGGGCCGGGCCGTTCAGCTCGCCGGTGTTTCGGGGAACGCGGATACTGCGAAACTCCTTGCGAAGGTGGTGGACGTGGTCGACGTCGCGACGGGTACTGTGCGACTGAAAGCGAAGGTCGAAGAGGCCGACGAGATGACACTCGAAACCCGGTCCACCAAGACCGTTCGTGTGAAGAAGTGA
- a CDS encoding FHA domain-containing protein, translating to MPTCPNGHQSGSDDWCEVCGHRMAGAVPPPPPPPPAGGYGFPPAPGPGGHGHPGAPGGHPHLSGVPDSEPQLCPQCRTPREGGAPFCEECRWNFLTNTATSYTPAAPPGAAPRFPQPPGPGFGGDTFEYQGSRPSQMNRPAEPIPHAPPYGTEPPGRPGPPNFGTEPPGRPGPPNFGTEPPGRPGPPNFGADPSRPVPPPPGAPGAPGGGPQMYQQSGPPAPPVFPQETGRPQRGADDDWVISPPSGGPSGPGVPGRPGQTGGYGYPQPGATQAPPGPAFPQHPQQPATWTATIGPDRDYFMAMMHRSGPEATGLNLPAYSPEQQRTLSGNQVTIGRRRHSTGDTPDIDLAVPPEDPGVSHQHAVLVQQPDGSWAVVDQNSTNGTTVNGSEDPIQPFVPVPLQDGDRVHVGAWTTITIRRG from the coding sequence ATGCCGACCTGCCCGAACGGACACCAGTCGGGTTCCGACGACTGGTGCGAGGTGTGCGGTCACCGCATGGCCGGTGCCGTGCCTCCGCCTCCCCCGCCGCCCCCGGCCGGGGGCTACGGCTTCCCGCCCGCGCCGGGGCCCGGCGGCCACGGCCACCCGGGTGCGCCCGGTGGGCACCCGCACCTGTCCGGCGTGCCGGACTCCGAGCCGCAGCTCTGCCCGCAGTGCCGTACGCCCCGCGAGGGCGGGGCGCCGTTCTGCGAGGAGTGCCGGTGGAACTTCCTGACGAACACGGCGACCTCGTACACGCCGGCCGCGCCGCCCGGTGCCGCCCCTCGTTTCCCGCAGCCGCCCGGCCCGGGCTTCGGCGGCGACACCTTCGAGTACCAGGGCTCCCGGCCGTCCCAGATGAACCGGCCCGCCGAGCCGATCCCGCACGCCCCGCCCTACGGCACCGAGCCGCCGGGCCGCCCGGGCCCGCCGAACTTCGGCACCGAGCCTCCCGGCCGCCCGGGCCCGCCCAACTTCGGCACCGAACCCCCCGGCCGCCCCGGCCCGCCCAACTTCGGCGCGGACCCGTCACGGCCGGTTCCGCCGCCGCCCGGTGCCCCCGGAGCGCCCGGTGGTGGCCCGCAGATGTACCAGCAGTCCGGCCCGCCGGCTCCGCCCGTGTTCCCGCAGGAGACGGGCCGACCGCAGCGCGGCGCTGACGACGACTGGGTGATCTCCCCGCCGTCCGGCGGCCCGTCCGGTCCGGGCGTCCCGGGCCGTCCCGGCCAGACGGGCGGCTACGGCTACCCGCAGCCGGGTGCCACCCAGGCCCCGCCGGGACCGGCCTTCCCGCAGCACCCGCAGCAGCCCGCGACCTGGACGGCCACGATCGGTCCGGACCGCGACTACTTCATGGCGATGATGCACCGCTCGGGTCCCGAGGCCACGGGCCTGAACCTGCCCGCGTACTCGCCCGAGCAGCAGCGCACGCTCTCCGGCAACCAGGTCACCATCGGCCGCCGCCGGCACTCCACCGGTGACACCCCCGACATCGACCTGGCGGTCCCGCCGGAGGACCCGGGCGTCTCCCACCAGCACGCGGTGCTGGTCCAGCAGCCCGACGGCAGCTGGGCGGTGGTCGACCAGAACTCGACCAACGGCACCACGGTCAACGGCTCGGAGGACCCCATCCAGCCCTTCGTGCCGGTCCCCCTCCAGGACGGCGACCGCGTGCACGTGGGCGCGTGGACGACGATCACGATCAGGCGCGGCTAG
- a CDS encoding globin — protein sequence MNEIRRGTLQEQTFYEQVGGEETFRRLVHRFYEGVAQDPELRAMYPEEDLEPAEERLRLFLIQYWGGPTTYGERRGHPRLRMRHAPFRVDRAAHDAWLRHMRVAVDEIGLSQEHEQTLWNYLTYAAASMVNTPD from the coding sequence GTGAATGAGATTCGGCGTGGCACGCTTCAGGAGCAGACCTTCTACGAGCAGGTCGGCGGCGAGGAGACCTTCCGCCGGCTGGTCCACCGTTTCTACGAGGGGGTGGCCCAGGACCCCGAGCTGCGGGCGATGTATCCCGAGGAGGACCTGGAACCGGCCGAGGAGCGGCTGCGGCTGTTCCTGATCCAGTACTGGGGCGGTCCGACGACGTACGGGGAGCGGCGCGGCCACCCGCGGCTGCGGATGCGGCACGCGCCCTTCCGGGTCGACCGGGCGGCGCACGACGCCTGGCTGCGGCACATGCGAGTGGCCGTCGACGAGATCGGCCTGTCGCAGGAGCACGAGCAGACGCTGTGGAACTACCTGACGTACGCGGCGGCGTCGATGGTGAACACGCCCGACTGA
- a CDS encoding FtsX-like permease family protein: MAGFTGFVLLRARAHRLPLAAALLTVLLTTAVLATLTAYSGAIGDAALRHSLRDPRNAADTTLVVRGETQSEGRAAADAAVREQAREAFDGLPVTVRTLVRSGPYGLPLSLRPPATLPQAPDSAEARDASADEPDLTYFAALDPTQVRLVSGRLPSATATGDVEVALPQTAAQRLGLKAGARFALTDRLGGGKVHARITGVYRPTHADAPYWRLDEMDGRGVRKIGFTMYGPLLTDPGVVDGDRLSAGQSAWQASAEFSTLTTGRIGALRDAVRESAASLRESTVVSGTPEVTSSLPDVLERIDRSLLVARSTLLIAAVQLALLAGYALLLVARLLSTERGAETRLLRARGGSRARLAGLAATEALLLAVPAVACAPLLAGPLTGLLAGQGALARIGLHPDISTTGRPGVWLVAAAVALGCAMAVTLPALTSSFAAGPRSRPLPAPLRAGADLGLLAVAGVAYWQLNRHPSGAVGGDLTGTLGIDPLLVVAPALALLAGTVLTLRLLPPVARLAERRATGGRGLPAALAGWQFSRRPMRGAGPVLLLVLAVALGMLAIGQDASWNRSQDDQADFRAGAPVRVLAAGEGELGRTEQYAAIPPVRSAAPAVRAPLPLAGDRTATLIALDTANAADTLLMRSDLASQPVRSLLAGLAPKSPTAGLKVPAGTARLRLTAAIRGSGTRMPVDLAVTVEDDRGALYRVPMGTLPADGRSHPLDLDLPAGIGPLTLVGLDLSLSQPFDVAERHHLTVSEATATGIDGTVRRLSAPTAWTATSAVSTNASPPADAAPAKAAVTSARPLTVTYGTGYVPHDQVRASGTVTVQLQVVQPAQPEIAAVATDRFLESTSAHEGQRVDVTVAGQSVPVRIVRAVRALPTTGVGEQGGSPDAVHDGGGLLLDLRSYNRLLQSGSGGRAAPTEWWLRTDPHRSADVAAVLRALPDVDPEQVIVRDEIADQLRDDPFGAGPAAAFTAAAVVAAALAAVGFVVGAVGTRRERDAEFAVLCALGTPRRQLARTLAVEQGVLVALAVAVGAALGAVLARAVIPLIVLTGQATKPLPAVLVELPAARVALLLTAVAAAPLVVTAVLILRRPDPALSLRDRGGE, encoded by the coding sequence GTGGCGGGGTTCACGGGATTCGTCCTGCTGCGGGCACGGGCGCACCGGCTGCCGCTGGCCGCCGCTCTGCTCACGGTCCTGCTGACCACGGCGGTGCTGGCGACGCTCACCGCCTACTCGGGCGCGATCGGCGACGCGGCGCTGCGCCACTCCCTGCGGGACCCGCGCAACGCCGCCGACACCACCCTGGTGGTCCGCGGCGAAACGCAGTCCGAGGGGCGCGCGGCCGCCGACGCCGCAGTACGCGAGCAGGCCCGTGAGGCCTTCGACGGACTGCCGGTCACCGTGCGAACCCTGGTGCGCTCCGGCCCCTACGGTCTGCCGCTGTCCCTGCGGCCCCCGGCAACTCTCCCGCAGGCTCCCGACTCCGCCGAAGCGAGGGACGCCTCCGCCGACGAGCCGGACCTGACCTACTTCGCGGCCCTGGACCCCACGCAGGTGCGGCTCGTCTCCGGACGCCTGCCCAGCGCGACGGCGACGGGTGACGTCGAGGTCGCGCTGCCGCAGACCGCCGCGCAGCGCCTCGGTCTGAAGGCCGGTGCCCGGTTCGCCCTCACCGACCGCCTCGGCGGCGGGAAGGTCCACGCACGGATCACCGGGGTCTACCGCCCCACCCACGCCGATGCGCCGTACTGGCGGCTGGACGAGATGGACGGCCGGGGCGTCCGCAAGATCGGCTTCACGATGTACGGGCCGCTGCTGACCGACCCCGGCGTCGTCGACGGCGACAGGCTGAGCGCGGGGCAGAGCGCGTGGCAGGCGTCGGCGGAATTCTCCACGCTGACGACCGGGCGGATCGGGGCGCTGCGCGACGCGGTGCGCGAGAGCGCGGCGTCCCTGCGGGAGTCCACCGTGGTGAGCGGCACACCGGAGGTCACGAGCTCGCTGCCCGACGTCCTCGAACGGATCGACCGCTCCCTGCTCGTGGCCCGCTCGACCCTCCTGATCGCCGCGGTCCAACTGGCGCTGCTGGCCGGCTACGCGCTGCTGCTGGTGGCCCGGCTGCTCAGCACCGAGCGCGGCGCGGAGACACGCCTGCTGCGGGCCCGCGGCGGCTCCCGCGCCCGGCTCGCGGGCCTCGCCGCGACGGAAGCGCTGCTGCTCGCCGTGCCCGCCGTGGCCTGCGCGCCGCTGCTGGCGGGGCCGCTGACCGGGCTGCTGGCCGGGCAGGGCGCCCTGGCCCGGATCGGACTGCACCCGGACATCTCCACGACCGGGCGTCCCGGGGTCTGGCTGGTGGCGGCTGCCGTGGCCCTCGGCTGTGCGATGGCGGTGACGCTGCCCGCGCTGACCTCGTCGTTCGCGGCAGGACCGCGGTCCCGTCCGCTGCCCGCGCCACTGCGCGCCGGCGCGGACCTTGGCCTGCTGGCGGTGGCCGGTGTGGCGTACTGGCAGCTGAACCGGCACCCCTCCGGCGCGGTCGGCGGCGACCTCACGGGCACGCTCGGCATCGACCCGCTGCTGGTCGTCGCGCCCGCGCTGGCCCTGCTGGCCGGAACGGTACTGACGCTGCGGCTGCTGCCGCCGGTGGCCCGGCTGGCCGAGCGCCGTGCGACCGGGGGCCGCGGGCTGCCGGCCGCACTGGCGGGCTGGCAGTTCAGCCGCCGCCCCATGCGCGGCGCCGGGCCGGTGCTGCTGCTCGTGCTCGCCGTCGCGCTGGGCATGCTGGCGATCGGTCAGGACGCCTCCTGGAACCGTTCGCAGGACGACCAGGCCGACTTCCGGGCGGGTGCGCCGGTGCGCGTGCTGGCCGCCGGCGAGGGGGAACTCGGCCGCACCGAGCAGTACGCGGCCATCCCGCCCGTACGCTCCGCCGCCCCCGCCGTCCGCGCCCCGCTGCCGCTGGCCGGCGACCGCACCGCGACCCTGATCGCGCTGGACACCGCGAACGCGGCGGACACGCTGCTGATGCGCTCCGACCTGGCGTCGCAGCCGGTGCGGTCGCTGCTGGCGGGGCTCGCCCCGAAGAGCCCGACGGCGGGACTGAAGGTGCCCGCCGGGACGGCCCGCCTGCGGCTGACGGCCGCCATCCGCGGCTCCGGTACGAGGATGCCGGTGGACCTGGCGGTCACCGTCGAGGACGACCGCGGGGCGCTGTACCGCGTGCCGATGGGCACCCTGCCCGCCGACGGCCGCTCGCACCCCCTGGACCTGGACCTCCCCGCGGGCATCGGGCCCCTCACCCTCGTCGGCCTCGACCTGTCCCTGAGCCAGCCCTTCGACGTCGCCGAGCGGCACCACCTCACCGTCTCCGAGGCGACCGCCACCGGCATCGACGGGACGGTACGACGCCTGAGCGCGCCGACGGCCTGGACGGCGACCTCGGCCGTCAGCACCAACGCCTCGCCTCCCGCCGACGCCGCCCCGGCCAAGGCGGCCGTGACGTCCGCCCGCCCGCTGACCGTCACCTACGGCACCGGATACGTGCCGCACGACCAGGTCCGGGCCTCGGGCACGGTGACGGTGCAGCTCCAGGTGGTGCAGCCCGCGCAGCCGGAGATCGCGGCCGTGGCGACCGACCGCTTCCTGGAGTCCACGAGCGCCCACGAGGGGCAGCGGGTGGACGTGACCGTCGCCGGCCAGAGCGTTCCGGTCCGGATCGTGCGTGCGGTACGGGCGCTGCCGACCACGGGCGTCGGCGAACAAGGCGGTTCCCCGGACGCCGTGCACGACGGCGGAGGTCTGCTGTTGGACCTGCGTTCGTACAACCGGCTGCTCCAGTCGGGCTCCGGCGGCCGGGCCGCGCCCACCGAATGGTGGCTGCGCACCGACCCCCACCGGTCGGCGGACGTGGCCGCGGTCCTGCGGGCCCTGCCCGACGTCGACCCGGAGCAGGTGATCGTGCGGGACGAGATCGCCGACCAGTTGCGCGACGACCCGTTCGGCGCCGGGCCGGCGGCCGCCTTCACCGCGGCCGCCGTGGTCGCGGCGGCGCTGGCCGCCGTCGGCTTCGTGGTCGGCGCGGTCGGGACCCGGAGGGAGCGGGACGCCGAGTTCGCCGTCCTGTGCGCGCTCGGCACCCCGCGCCGCCAGCTGGCCCGGACGCTCGCCGTCGAGCAGGGCGTGCTGGTGGCCCTGGCGGTGGCGGTCGGCGCGGCCCTGGGCGCCGTGCTGGCCCGCGCCGTGATCCCGCTGATCGTGCTGACCGGGCAGGCCACGAAACCGCTGCCGGCCGTCCTGGTCGAACTGCCGGCCGCCCGGGTGGCCCTGCTGCTCACGGCCGTCGCCGCCGCGCCGCTCGTCGTCACGGCGGTGCTGATCCTGCGCCGGCCCGACCCGGCGCTGTCCCTTCGAGACCGCGGAGGTGAGTGA
- a CDS encoding ABC transporter permease has protein sequence MNAVTPAWVRVRLRTAPGAAAALALLVALTACLAAAFPRALDRYESAGLARAVDRATPPRTTFTMYAPLPDAEASDRQREQALLPPALGRQQAKVLDTVPRPLVADPGQSSYGVTNVTALAVHDPWIPQPSGLPAKVRLVAPGGLAEHSSVREGRVPRATGRVTASTLDVEAAVSAATARSLHIKVGSVIHVPAMSGPPLVVRVTGILTPREPDGAYWSTMPLLRTPALMEVLSDSPEPPKYWLGALLLPSEAAPALTGTAGNPLRYWQVAPDPRSLHAHDLEGLKSAVASLKSGPGLVRMRAATDPAAQVDTSLDDVLLSYSRLSSGITPLVAVAAFGSATVAAVVLLMAGGLAADRRRLELTLLRARGASLPGLAGRLIAETAVVAVPAGALGLGAALLAVPGGRPGYAVLAAAVVTVVACAALPVRAVIAHRAVRVHGPREDTVSVRPSQRRTVAELTLLVIAAAAVEALRRYGVAGSAEDAGASDGSGGQLVSLAPVLVGVIAALVLVRLYPWPLRWLMRPAGRLRGVVGHLSLARAGRTSVPSVLPLLALLTALTTAAFGGSVLAGVAGARDQAALLAVGADARVEGTEPLPDGLSDRVRRAPGVRTVTEVSMDYQARTETNARTSVAGVDPAAYASLAERTGLGAFPEERLRRPADSGAPLPALASPSVAEKYGTQPLSLQLGDGTEVSIRIAVVRDRTPAVIGTDFLVVDRAGLSREKARTSALLLTGDHLEAGALRRAAGTDVSVTTRAGERGEYVDSPLQSGAERIYMVAVAAGAGYAVLALLLALLRAAPERAALLARLRTMGLTRAQGRRLLVLESLPQALLAAAGGALTGWATVLLLSPGIDLTAVALPSSALSAGGNELRTDPLSLALPAVAVLLLTVGIAVGQAWWTGRRGSVRELRAGDAR, from the coding sequence CTGAACGCCGTCACTCCCGCCTGGGTCCGGGTACGCCTGCGCACCGCGCCGGGTGCCGCGGCCGCCCTCGCCCTGCTGGTCGCGCTGACCGCGTGCCTGGCGGCCGCGTTCCCCCGCGCGCTCGACCGGTACGAGAGCGCCGGTCTGGCCCGGGCCGTCGACCGGGCGACCCCGCCGCGCACCACCTTCACGATGTACGCCCCGCTGCCCGACGCCGAGGCCTCGGACCGGCAGCGTGAGCAGGCACTGCTGCCGCCCGCCCTGGGCCGGCAACAGGCCAAGGTCCTCGACACCGTCCCGCGCCCGCTGGTCGCCGACCCCGGCCAGTCGTCGTACGGGGTCACGAACGTCACCGCCCTCGCCGTCCACGACCCCTGGATCCCCCAGCCCAGCGGGCTGCCCGCGAAGGTGCGCCTGGTCGCGCCCGGCGGGCTGGCCGAGCACTCCTCGGTGCGCGAGGGCCGGGTGCCTCGGGCGACCGGGCGGGTGACGGCCTCGACCCTGGACGTGGAGGCCGCCGTCAGCGCCGCGACGGCCAGGAGCCTGCACATCAAGGTGGGTTCGGTCATCCACGTACCCGCCATGTCCGGCCCGCCGCTCGTGGTCCGCGTCACCGGCATACTCACCCCGCGCGAGCCCGACGGCGCCTACTGGTCGACCATGCCGCTGCTGCGCACCCCGGCTCTGATGGAGGTGCTCTCGGACAGTCCCGAACCACCGAAGTACTGGCTCGGCGCCCTGCTCCTGCCGTCCGAGGCCGCGCCCGCCCTGACGGGCACCGCGGGGAACCCCCTGCGCTACTGGCAGGTGGCTCCCGACCCCCGCTCCCTGCACGCCCACGACCTGGAGGGCCTGAAGTCCGCGGTCGCGAGCCTGAAGTCCGGGCCGGGCCTGGTGCGCATGCGTGCGGCCACCGATCCCGCCGCACAGGTGGACACCAGCCTCGACGACGTCCTCCTGTCCTACAGCCGGCTGAGCTCCGGCATCACCCCGCTGGTCGCGGTCGCCGCGTTCGGCAGCGCGACGGTCGCCGCCGTGGTCCTGCTGATGGCCGGTGGCCTGGCCGCCGACCGCCGCCGCCTCGAACTCACCCTGCTGCGCGCCCGCGGCGCCTCCCTGCCCGGTCTGGCGGGCCGGCTGATCGCCGAGACGGCGGTGGTCGCCGTGCCCGCCGGGGCGCTCGGACTGGGTGCGGCCCTGCTCGCCGTCCCCGGAGGCCGTCCGGGTTACGCCGTGCTCGCGGCCGCCGTGGTCACCGTCGTCGCCTGTGCCGCGCTGCCCGTACGCGCCGTGATCGCGCACCGCGCGGTCCGCGTCCACGGACCGCGCGAGGACACGGTGTCCGTACGTCCCTCCCAGCGCCGTACGGTCGCCGAGCTGACGCTGCTGGTGATCGCGGCGGCAGCGGTGGAGGCACTGCGGCGGTACGGGGTCGCGGGTTCCGCGGAGGACGCCGGCGCCTCGGACGGTTCGGGGGGCCAACTGGTGTCCCTGGCACCGGTGCTGGTGGGTGTGATCGCGGCCCTGGTGCTGGTCCGCCTGTACCCGTGGCCGTTGCGCTGGCTGATGCGTCCGGCCGGCCGGCTGCGCGGGGTGGTGGGCCATCTGTCCCTGGCCCGCGCGGGCCGCACGTCCGTCCCGTCGGTGCTGCCCCTGCTGGCACTGCTGACCGCGCTCACCACCGCCGCCTTCGGCGGCTCCGTACTGGCCGGGGTGGCCGGGGCCCGCGACCAGGCGGCCCTGCTCGCCGTCGGCGCCGACGCCCGCGTCGAGGGCACCGAACCGCTGCCGGACGGGCTGTCCGACCGGGTCCGCCGGGCACCGGGCGTGCGGACCGTCACCGAAGTGAGCATGGACTACCAGGCCAGGACGGAGACGAACGCGCGGACATCCGTGGCGGGCGTCGACCCGGCGGCCTACGCGTCCCTGGCCGAACGCACCGGGCTCGGCGCCTTCCCCGAGGAGCGGTTGCGGCGGCCCGCCGACTCCGGGGCTCCGCTGCCGGCACTGGCCTCCCCCTCGGTCGCCGAGAAGTACGGCACCCAGCCGTTGTCGCTGCAGCTCGGCGACGGGACCGAGGTGAGCATCCGGATCGCCGTCGTCCGGGACCGGACTCCGGCCGTCATCGGCACCGACTTCCTGGTCGTGGACCGGGCCGGGCTGAGCCGCGAGAAGGCCCGTACGAGCGCGCTGCTGCTGACCGGCGACCACCTCGAGGCGGGCGCCCTGCGCCGGGCGGCAGGCACGGACGTGTCCGTGACGACGCGGGCCGGGGAACGCGGCGAGTACGTCGACTCGCCCCTCCAGTCCGGCGCAGAGCGCATCTACATGGTGGCGGTGGCCGCCGGTGCCGGCTACGCCGTCCTGGCGCTGCTCCTCGCACTGCTGCGGGCAGCCCCCGAGCGGGCCGCGCTCCTCGCCCGCCTGCGCACCATGGGCCTCACTCGCGCGCAGGGCCGCCGCCTGCTCGTCCTGGAGTCGCTGCCCCAGGCGCTGCTCGCCGCGGCGGGCGGAGCGCTGACGGGCTGGGCGACCGTCCTGCTGCTCTCGCCCGGCATCGACCTGACGGCCGTCGCGCTGCCGTCGTCGGCGCTGTCCGCCGGCGGGAACGAGCTGCGGACCGATCCCCTCTCGCTGGCCCTGCCGGCCGTGGCCGTGCTGCTGCTGACGGTGGGCATCGCCGTGGGCCAGGCGTGGTGGACGGGACGCAGGGGATCGGTGCGGGAGCTGAGAGCGGGGGACGCGAGATGA